Proteins encoded together in one Lysinibacillus sp. FSL K6-0232 window:
- a CDS encoding DUF1294 domain-containing protein, whose product MGQALLAYISIVSIVLLILMGMDKSRAKNKEWRIAERTLFILAIAGGAVGGVLGMYLFRHKTRHNSFAFGFPLLAAIQIFCIVQLWA is encoded by the coding sequence ATGGGGCAAGCATTATTAGCTTATATAAGCATTGTATCAATTGTGCTACTTATTTTAATGGGTATGGATAAATCACGAGCAAAAAATAAGGAATGGCGTATTGCAGAGCGCACGTTATTTATACTTGCAATAGCAGGAGGAGCTGTCGGCGGTGTGCTTGGTATGTATTTATTTCGCCATAAAACACGCCACAATAGCTTTGCATTTGGCTTTCCTTTGTTAGCAGCAATTCAAATCTTCTGTATTGTACAATTGTGGGCATAA
- the rpmI gene encoding 50S ribosomal protein L35, with translation MPKMKTHRGAAKRFKKTGSGKLKYDRAYGSHLFANKSTKQKRHLRKANIVSSGDFKRIKSLLVYMK, from the coding sequence ATGCCAAAAATGAAAACTCACCGTGGAGCTGCGAAACGTTTCAAAAAAACAGGCTCAGGTAAATTAAAATACGACCGTGCTTATGGAAGCCACTTATTCGCAAACAAATCTACGAAACAAAAACGTCACCTACGTAAAGCAAACATCGTTTCATCTGGTGACTTCAAGCGCATCAAATCTTTACTTGTTTACATGAAATAA
- a CDS encoding sigma-w pathway protein ysdB has product MLPLLIRLAVIALIIYVFYKAIRYITDPKRKLDEAYEKGQYYFYDDVKNVRKNFFISYKGALFEGEKYLGTTEDAFEVVSIFIGARDAATLQGFTKSDFQYLQQEILMNYPNAKINWKQPIEQLMRNTSS; this is encoded by the coding sequence ATGTTGCCGTTACTTATTCGACTTGCTGTAATAGCACTTATTATTTATGTATTTTACAAAGCGATACGTTATATAACCGATCCTAAGCGCAAACTTGATGAGGCATATGAAAAAGGTCAGTATTATTTTTATGACGATGTAAAAAATGTGCGAAAGAATTTCTTTATTTCTTATAAAGGCGCTCTTTTTGAGGGGGAAAAATACCTAGGTACAACAGAAGATGCCTTTGAAGTTGTTTCCATTTTCATCGGTGCTCGTGATGCTGCAACATTGCAAGGTTTTACAAAAAGCGATTTCCAATATTTACAGCAAGAAATTTTAATGAACTATCCAAATGCTAAAATTAATTGGAAACAGCCTATTGAACAGCTTATGCGCAACACATCCTCATGA
- a CDS encoding M42 family metallopeptidase, which yields MTQLDSTLQMFKDLTDANGIAGNERAPREVMKKYIAPYADTVETDNLGSVIAKKVGDENGPKIVVAGHLDEVGFMVTQIDDKGFIKFQTVGGWWSQVMLAQRVTITTRTGDEIIGVIGSKPPHILPADVRNKVVDIKDMFIDIGAASKDEVLGWGVRPGDMITPYFEFNVMKNDKYLLAKAWDNRIGCAIAIDVMKALQNEKHPNILYSVATVQEEVGLRGAKTATHKIQPDIGFAVDVGVAGDTPGVTAKESTSKMGAGPQIVVYDASMVSHRGLREFVLDVADDNNIPYQFETMAGGGTDAGSIHLTANGVPALSIGIATRYIHSHAGILHRDDYDNAVKLMVEVIKKLDRNAVNKITFD from the coding sequence ATGACACAGCTAGATTCAACATTACAAATGTTTAAAGATTTAACAGATGCGAATGGGATTGCAGGCAATGAGCGTGCACCACGCGAAGTAATGAAAAAATATATCGCACCATATGCTGATACTGTTGAAACAGATAACTTAGGTAGTGTCATCGCTAAAAAAGTAGGCGATGAAAACGGTCCTAAAATTGTTGTAGCAGGACATTTAGATGAAGTGGGCTTTATGGTGACACAAATCGATGATAAAGGCTTTATCAAATTCCAAACAGTGGGCGGCTGGTGGAGCCAAGTTATGCTTGCTCAACGCGTCACAATCACGACACGTACAGGTGATGAAATTATTGGGGTAATTGGTTCAAAGCCACCACATATTTTACCAGCAGATGTACGTAACAAAGTAGTAGACATTAAAGATATGTTTATTGATATTGGTGCAGCCTCTAAAGATGAAGTGCTTGGGTGGGGCGTACGTCCTGGCGATATGATAACGCCATATTTTGAATTTAATGTGATGAAAAATGATAAATATTTATTGGCAAAAGCATGGGATAACCGTATTGGCTGTGCGATTGCCATTGATGTAATGAAAGCATTGCAAAATGAAAAGCACCCAAATATTCTTTATTCGGTAGCAACTGTACAGGAAGAGGTTGGGCTTCGTGGTGCGAAAACAGCAACACATAAAATTCAACCTGATATTGGCTTTGCTGTAGATGTAGGCGTAGCTGGAGATACTCCTGGTGTGACAGCGAAAGAATCAACAAGTAAAATGGGCGCAGGTCCACAAATTGTTGTCTATGATGCATCAATGGTTTCACACCGCGGCTTACGTGAGTTTGTATTAGATGTGGCAGATGACAACAATATTCCATATCAATTTGAAACAATGGCTGGTGGTGGCACGGATGCTGGCTCCATTCATCTAACAGCAAATGGCGTACCAGCGCTATCAATCGGTATTGCGACTCGCTATATCCATTCACATGCAGGTATCCTACACCGTGATGATTATGATAATGCAGTAAAACTAATGGTAGAAGTGATTAAAAAATTAGACCGTAATGCAGTCAATAAAATTACATTTGACTGA
- the rplT gene encoding 50S ribosomal protein L20, with amino-acid sequence MPRVKGGTVTRKRRKKVLKLAKGYFGSKHTLYKVANQAVMKSGQYAYRDRRQKKRDFRKLWITRINAAARMNGLSYSRLMHGLKVAGIEVNRKMLADLAVTDAAAFSQLADAAKKAVAK; translated from the coding sequence ATGCCACGCGTAAAAGGCGGAACAGTGACGCGCAAACGTCGTAAAAAAGTTTTAAAATTAGCTAAAGGTTACTTTGGTTCTAAACATACATTATATAAAGTTGCTAACCAAGCAGTGATGAAATCAGGTCAATATGCATACCGTGACCGTCGTCAGAAAAAACGTGATTTCCGTAAATTATGGATCACTCGTATCAATGCAGCTGCTCGTATGAACGGTCTTTCTTACAGCCGTTTAATGCACGGTTTAAAAGTTGCAGGTATTGAAGTGAACCGTAAAATGCTAGCTGACCTTGCTGTAACAGATGCTGCAGCATTCTCTCAATTAGCAGACGCTGCTAAAAAAGCAGTCGCTAAGTAA
- a CDS encoding dUTP diphosphatase produces the protein MNLQQLFNMQKELDAFIEQTQNIQHDVFQEKGLALLVELAELANETRCFKFWSTKGPSEREVILEEYVDSIHFILSLGLLKGYTSIETWPISAEKRNLTELFLETQKAILLFIEKPTENQYTTIWQYYGLLAYNLDFTFDDVVSAYLEKNKENYKRQQSGY, from the coding sequence ATGAATTTACAACAATTGTTTAACATGCAAAAAGAGCTTGATGCTTTTATTGAGCAAACACAAAATATTCAACATGATGTATTTCAAGAAAAAGGCTTAGCATTACTAGTAGAGCTAGCCGAGCTTGCAAATGAAACGCGTTGCTTTAAATTTTGGAGTACCAAGGGACCATCAGAGCGTGAAGTTATTTTAGAAGAATATGTGGATTCTATCCATTTTATCTTATCGCTTGGCTTATTAAAGGGCTATACATCCATTGAAACATGGCCAATAAGCGCTGAAAAAAGAAATTTAACCGAGTTATTTTTAGAAACACAAAAGGCTATTTTACTGTTTATTGAAAAGCCTACCGAGAATCAATATACAACGATATGGCAATACTATGGATTGCTTGCATACAACCTTGATTTTACATTTGACGATGTTGTGAGTGCATATCTTGAAAAAAATAAAGAAAATTATAAGCGTCAGCAATCAGGCTATTAA
- the infC gene encoding translation initiation factor IF-3, with protein MYVNEGIRARELRLIDHNGDQLGVKTRNEALEIAARVNLDLVLVAPQAKPPVARIMDYGKFKFEQQKKDREIRKNQKVIVMKEVRLSPTIDEHDFQTKLRNAIKFLEKGDKVKCSLRFKGRAITHKEIGQRVLDRFAEACAEVSTVEQKPKMEGRSMFLVLQPKNEK; from the coding sequence ATGTATGTAAACGAAGGCATTCGCGCACGTGAACTTCGATTAATCGATCACAATGGTGACCAACTTGGTGTAAAGACACGTAATGAAGCGCTAGAAATCGCCGCTCGTGTAAACTTGGATCTTGTCCTTGTGGCCCCTCAAGCCAAGCCGCCAGTCGCTCGTATCATGGACTATGGTAAATTTAAGTTTGAACAGCAAAAGAAAGACCGTGAAATTCGTAAAAATCAAAAGGTCATCGTAATGAAAGAGGTTCGTTTGAGCCCAACAATCGATGAGCATGATTTCCAAACGAAGTTACGTAATGCGATTAAATTCCTTGAAAAGGGCGATAAAGTAAAATGTAGCCTACGTTTCAAAGGTCGTGCGATTACACATAAAGAAATTGGTCAACGTGTGTTAGATCGCTTTGCTGAAGCTTGTGCTGAAGTATCAACGGTAGAACAAAAACCGAAGATGGAAGGCCGAAGCATGTTCTTAGTTCTTCAACCAAAGAACGAGAAATAA